A stretch of Rhizobium sp. TH2 DNA encodes these proteins:
- a CDS encoding DUF5330 domain-containing protein → MWFLIKGAFWFSLVLVMLPIFDTDATNRLSQEKGVELTDALGAAAGVISYATDLCAEKPDVCVKGAETFTTLGTRAREGARVAYTYLDTQFADEAAAKKADTVLTGTVAAKLDPTNPIKNIPIPVPRPKA, encoded by the coding sequence ATGTGGTTTTTGATCAAGGGCGCATTCTGGTTCTCACTCGTGCTGGTGATGCTGCCGATATTCGACACCGACGCAACCAACAGGCTCTCCCAGGAAAAGGGCGTCGAACTGACCGACGCGCTGGGCGCTGCGGCAGGTGTCATTTCCTACGCGACCGATCTCTGCGCCGAGAAGCCGGATGTCTGCGTCAAGGGTGCGGAGACCTTCACGACGCTCGGCACCAGGGCGCGCGAAGGCGCCCGCGTTGCCTACACCTATCTCGACACGCAATTTGCCGATGAGGCCGCAGCCAAAAAGGCTGACACGGTGCTGACCGGCACTGTCGCTGCCAAGCTGGATCCGACGAACCCGATCAAGAACATCCCCATTCCCGTGCCGCGCCCGAAGGCCTGA
- a CDS encoding HAMP domain-containing sensor histidine kinase codes for MKVLRTIAGKAFPMMGNSAPATHQGNRGVAPKHAVIAGLVAVSAASLVALAGWSWSSILPSGFAAFAASWLTCLAHEELRPRAIVMPLLAKADPADPLDSLLGLITRHDASGQLTSVNGADRAAFGFSRHMAPQSYFDAIHVSGRLHYLHAIDALRQGSSSASAEFMLAVGADLRPVRAHFSGTFARDGSLEAFTIQTVDIADEVALREDVSTWKVEARSANEAKTRFLAAVSHELRTPLNAVLGFSDILLGEYFGKFENERQKEYVELINQSGHHLLAVVNTMLDMSKIEAGRYELIKEPFAIGAVMRSVDEMLGLEAKRKGVVLTTRIARGLDEVVADRRAVKQVLINLANNAIKFTETGGVVTIDAVAERGNLVISVSDTGIGIPQEKLALIGKPFMQVQNDYTRQYEGTGLGLALVKGLVGLHGGELRIESEEHKGTVMTVTLPLDGEAEAGCETFEFPPRLNETYSGENRDGFTAQAKIA; via the coding sequence TTGAAAGTATTGCGTACCATTGCCGGCAAGGCTTTTCCCATGATGGGGAATTCGGCCCCCGCGACCCACCAGGGCAACCGGGGCGTCGCGCCGAAGCATGCCGTCATCGCGGGCCTCGTCGCAGTGTCCGCTGCCAGCCTCGTGGCGCTCGCCGGCTGGAGTTGGTCCTCCATCCTGCCCTCCGGTTTTGCCGCCTTTGCCGCAAGCTGGCTTACCTGCCTTGCTCATGAAGAACTCCGCCCGCGCGCGATCGTAATGCCTCTACTGGCGAAGGCCGATCCCGCCGATCCGCTCGATAGCCTGCTGGGTCTCATCACCCGTCATGACGCGAGCGGCCAGCTGACCTCGGTCAACGGTGCCGACCGGGCTGCGTTCGGCTTCTCCCGGCATATGGCGCCGCAGTCCTATTTCGATGCGATCCACGTTTCGGGCCGCCTTCACTATCTCCACGCGATCGATGCGCTGCGCCAGGGCTCGAGCTCGGCGAGTGCCGAATTCATGCTTGCCGTCGGCGCCGATCTTCGTCCGGTCCGGGCGCATTTCAGCGGCACCTTCGCGCGTGACGGCAGCCTTGAAGCCTTCACCATCCAGACCGTTGATATCGCCGACGAGGTTGCGTTGCGCGAGGACGTGTCAACCTGGAAGGTCGAGGCGCGCTCGGCCAACGAGGCCAAGACGCGTTTCCTCGCGGCCGTCAGCCACGAGCTGCGTACGCCCCTCAATGCCGTGCTCGGTTTCTCCGACATCCTGCTCGGCGAATATTTCGGCAAGTTCGAGAACGAGCGCCAGAAGGAATATGTCGAGCTGATCAACCAGTCCGGCCACCACCTGCTGGCCGTGGTCAACACCATGCTCGACATGTCCAAGATCGAGGCCGGCCGTTATGAACTGATCAAGGAGCCGTTCGCCATCGGCGCCGTCATGCGCTCTGTCGATGAAATGCTTGGGCTCGAGGCCAAGCGCAAGGGCGTGGTTCTCACTACCCGCATCGCGCGCGGTCTTGATGAAGTCGTGGCCGACCGCCGCGCCGTCAAGCAGGTGCTGATCAACCTCGCCAACAACGCCATAAAGTTCACCGAGACCGGCGGCGTCGTCACCATCGATGCAGTGGCCGAACGCGGCAACCTGGTCATTTCGGTCAGCGACACCGGCATCGGCATCCCCCAGGAAAAGCTCGCACTGATCGGCAAGCCCTTCATGCAGGTGCAGAACGACTATACCCGTCAATACGAAGGCACGGGTCTCGGTCTCGCGCTCGTCAAGGGTCTCGTCGGCCTGCATGGCGGCGAACTCCGCATAGAGAGCGAAGAGCACAAGGGCACGGTCATGACGGTCACGCTGCCGCTCGATGGCGAAGCCGAGGCCGGCTGCGAAACATTCGAATTCCCACCACGATTGAACGAAACCTATTCAGGAGAGAACCGCGATGGCTTCACAGCCCAAGCGAAAATCGCCTGA
- a CDS encoding peptidoglycan-binding domain-containing protein has protein sequence MASQPKRKSPERGARGKQPAPSRAMRIVFASGTALGRHPRAIGGFIAFGVIFSFVAANALWYQPRHHPAPLLATRMFEDAKASRAMPEVADEEPGVTTFKIERQSDEQPTQTAEKPEPSPLIREIQVALAGRGLYDGPADGLTGPKTEAAILFFEQTEGMDETGEPSNGLLARLKHVASPADDAGVKTASTKVEKPVDEVAALISQSDDPAVKVIPEKKPASPALVMQIQKGLSGMAYADVKVDGIPGDATRTAIRAFEKSYRLPVTGEPSERVLKKLKSIGAI, from the coding sequence ATGGCTTCACAGCCCAAGCGAAAATCGCCTGAGCGCGGCGCGCGCGGCAAGCAGCCCGCGCCCTCACGCGCCATGCGCATCGTGTTCGCATCAGGCACCGCGCTCGGCCGTCATCCGCGCGCCATCGGCGGCTTCATCGCCTTCGGCGTGATCTTCTCCTTCGTCGCCGCCAATGCGCTCTGGTATCAGCCGCGCCATCATCCGGCGCCACTGCTGGCGACCCGCATGTTCGAGGACGCCAAGGCCTCCCGCGCCATGCCCGAAGTGGCCGACGAAGAGCCGGGCGTCACGACCTTCAAGATCGAACGACAGTCCGATGAACAGCCGACGCAGACTGCCGAAAAGCCCGAGCCTTCGCCGCTGATCCGCGAGATCCAGGTGGCGCTGGCGGGCCGCGGGCTCTATGACGGCCCGGCTGATGGCTTGACCGGCCCGAAGACCGAAGCGGCGATCCTGTTCTTCGAGCAGACCGAAGGCATGGACGAGACCGGGGAGCCAAGCAACGGCCTGCTGGCCCGGTTGAAGCACGTCGCGAGTCCCGCCGATGACGCTGGAGTAAAAACCGCGAGCACCAAGGTCGAAAAGCCGGTGGACGAAGTCGCAGCTCTGATCTCCCAGTCCGACGATCCCGCCGTCAAGGTGATCCCCGAGAAGAAGCCGGCATCGCCCGCGCTCGTCATGCAGATCCAGAAGGGCCTGTCCGGCATGGCCTATGCCGATGTCAAGGTCGATGGCATACCGGGCGACGCGACCCGCACCGCCATCCGCGCCTTCGAGAAGAGCTACCGGCTGCCGGTCACCGGCGAGCCCTCCGAGCGCGTGCTCAAGAAGCTGAAGTCGATCGGCGCGATTTAA
- a CDS encoding calcium-binding protein, which translates to MAVNILSADSVTQWVANTASDTYVLQQDVYLAVLGTAISGTAAVTNRKFQIDGHVIGEGAGSGMFIGFDAISGGSTTIHVSATGSILGEGYGIVSHGGGLELVNKGDISGSTAGLSMTGDFNHVINAGTISSWNGAGLISSGLDADIVNQGTISGVTNGLELNGHEFRFVNSGLVTSSTSLLTEAAVYMTGHYGEFVNEGTVSCLSSYSMIGDDTAQTVTNNGFIFGAVDLGDGSDRFSNEGGTVHGSVDLGAGYDTFKSIGGTVTGPVYGGQDNDFYIIDDASIELVEFSGDGIDGVRSSVSYWLQSNFEELYLSGKADLVGGGNSLANYLVGNAGDNKLFGLAGDDEFQAGEGNDRFDGGGGSDLVSYDSDINSGVKVNLATGKGGGAAAGHVYVNIENVTGSGFNDQIIGNGFANRLDGYVGNDVLRGGGGKDVFIFVDSWGKDTITDFHDKQDKIELDFNVNGVDINDFSDLGGLIKQKGGDVIIDFTSIYPGDMLILKNMDVSDLSAADFIFD; encoded by the coding sequence ATGGCCGTCAATATTCTCAGTGCCGATTCCGTGACCCAATGGGTCGCCAATACCGCGAGCGACACTTATGTCCTGCAGCAGGACGTCTATCTCGCAGTGCTTGGCACGGCGATCAGCGGCACCGCCGCCGTCACCAACCGCAAGTTCCAGATCGATGGCCATGTGATCGGCGAGGGCGCCGGCTCCGGCATGTTCATCGGTTTTGACGCCATATCCGGCGGTTCCACGACCATCCACGTTTCCGCGACCGGCTCGATCCTTGGCGAGGGTTATGGAATCGTGTCGCACGGCGGCGGCCTCGAACTCGTCAACAAAGGCGACATCAGCGGCTCCACCGCCGGGCTGTCGATGACCGGCGATTTCAACCACGTGATCAATGCCGGCACCATCTCCTCGTGGAACGGCGCCGGCTTGATATCGAGCGGCCTCGATGCCGATATCGTCAACCAGGGTACGATCAGCGGCGTCACAAACGGCCTCGAACTCAACGGGCATGAGTTCCGCTTCGTCAATTCCGGACTGGTGACCTCTTCGACAAGCCTGCTGACCGAGGCGGCCGTCTACATGACCGGGCACTATGGCGAGTTTGTCAATGAGGGCACCGTCTCCTGCTTGAGCTCCTATTCCATGATCGGCGACGACACCGCCCAGACGGTGACGAACAACGGATTTATCTTCGGTGCCGTGGATCTCGGTGACGGCAGCGATCGCTTCAGCAACGAAGGCGGCACCGTGCATGGGAGCGTGGACCTCGGCGCCGGCTACGACACGTTCAAGAGTATCGGCGGCACTGTCACCGGCCCGGTCTATGGCGGCCAGGATAACGATTTCTACATAATCGATGACGCCTCGATCGAGTTGGTCGAATTCTCCGGCGACGGTATCGATGGCGTCAGATCGTCGGTCAGCTATTGGCTGCAAAGCAATTTCGAAGAGCTTTATCTCTCGGGCAAGGCCGATCTCGTCGGCGGCGGAAATTCTCTCGCCAATTATCTGGTCGGCAATGCAGGCGACAACAAACTGTTCGGCCTTGCAGGCGACGACGAGTTTCAAGCGGGCGAAGGCAATGACCGGTTTGATGGCGGCGGAGGTTCCGATCTGGTCAGTTACGATTCCGACATTAACTCGGGGGTGAAGGTCAATCTTGCGACCGGCAAGGGCGGCGGAGCCGCCGCAGGCCACGTCTATGTCAACATTGAGAATGTCACCGGTAGTGGGTTCAACGACCAGATCATCGGAAACGGATTTGCCAACCGTCTTGACGGTTATGTGGGCAACGACGTGTTGAGGGGCGGCGGCGGAAAGGACGTCTTCATCTTCGTGGATTCCTGGGGCAAGGATACGATCACGGATTTTCACGACAAGCAGGACAAGATCGAACTCGACTTCAACGTCAATGGCGTCGATATCAACGATTTTTCAGATCTCGGCGGGTTGATCAAGCAGAAGGGCGGCGATGTCATCATCGACTTCACGTCGATCTATCCCGGCGACATGCTGATCCTCAAGAACATGGACGTCTCCGATCTTTCCGCGGCGGACTTCATTTTCGACTGA